The following are encoded together in the Bacteroidota bacterium genome:
- a CDS encoding T9SS type A sorting domain-containing protein produces the protein MKTKILLFLMLAGVTLTAVSQIPSPGFEDWNDLSGILKPDGWQTGAMEECLNVIPSDDAYEGNLSAELLVLYDPVMTSNMSGYMFADGNFPVSERYTALNGYIKGNIIGNDTFSVNVSMWKNGDMIGFGRFKTLESHDNWTAFSVNITYDSGETPDEGFIAMQLGSIFGGNTGSFYRVDKLELSMTPSGINDESTVNFKFFPNPANKRLHLTFTATSGVTLVRIIDLTGKTVMEYKTSMQQEVILPTENLSEGLYFLQTFEENRVTSSKKLIIKH, from the coding sequence ATGAAAACTAAAATTTTACTTTTTTTAATGTTGGCTGGAGTAACTTTAACAGCCGTATCACAAATTCCGAGTCCCGGTTTTGAGGATTGGAACGACCTAAGTGGAATCCTGAAACCCGACGGATGGCAGACCGGTGCCATGGAAGAGTGTTTAAATGTGATCCCCAGTGATGATGCCTATGAAGGAAATCTTTCAGCAGAACTTCTTGTATTGTATGATCCGGTCATGACTTCCAATATGAGCGGATACATGTTTGCCGATGGGAATTTTCCTGTAAGCGAAAGATATACGGCCCTGAATGGGTATATAAAGGGAAACATTATCGGCAACGATACTTTTTCGGTAAATGTCAGTATGTGGAAAAATGGAGATATGATAGGTTTCGGGCGATTTAAGACCCTCGAAAGTCATGATAACTGGACAGCTTTCAGTGTTAACATCACCTACGACTCAGGAGAAACACCCGATGAAGGCTTTATAGCCATGCAACTGGGATCAATTTTCGGTGGGAATACAGGTTCTTTTTACCGTGTCGACAAACTGGAGTTATCCATGACGCCTTCAGGAATAAATGATGAATCAACAGTAAACTTCAAATTTTTTCCTAATCCGGCAAACAAGAGACTGCATTTAACATTCACTGCCACATCCGGCGTCACTTTGGTTAGAATCATCGACCTGACAGGTAAAACAGTGATGGAGTATAAAACCTCTATGCAACAGGAAGTCATCCTACCGACCGAAAATCTTTCTGAAGGCTTATATTTCCTGCAAACATTTGAAGAAAACAGAGTTACATCTTCTAAAAAGTTGATCATTAAACATTAA
- a CDS encoding tetratricopeptide repeat protein, with amino-acid sequence MKSWLLSIFIVFIVCTVSRAGNAEQIIILEQKLTGMPDDTLRVNLLLKIGKYYCSRENDKALLYLQQSLTLATELGYAGGIAKSFLWQGRVYYYKDEYQLSETYLSKAKDLLIKEGDSANLAFYYFATGSLHDLNGNYIVAIDEYQDAVRLAGNSGDESLKSAALASLGAIYNRLEEPGNALLYLHEALQIREKTGDPLGVATILTCIGASYEEKQMLDSALHYYLKGYEIRIASEDIRPVASSVYSLGTIYNKMNRFEDAILAFEKAIVYYNELDEQTGWCNATLQLARSLNSTGQNAQATEKAMEALAVAEKLKNNSLISEAYETLSSLAASAGEFEEAYRYNVLHKKVSDILYSQKKENAIKEIEARFRLQSMRGEMENLRLTSTAQRRNILLLTISIVTLITLLILIFLLYRLKSQAHNRQKRLFEQDIIIRQQSEALKEKEKIILQEQLETQNRELAAKALEILRINETLGHIITRLEELSRIQPGNPMVEKEINHIVREIELHTQHNSWQEFDTIFKNIHNKFYEKLLEKCPDLTASEIKIAALLKLNLSTKEIASITMKSEEGIKSTRYRLRKKLNISSDENLIPFLMQL; translated from the coding sequence GTGAAAAGTTGGCTACTATCGATCTTCATTGTATTCATTGTCTGTACTGTCAGCCGGGCCGGCAACGCAGAACAGATAATCATCCTGGAACAAAAACTTACCGGGATGCCTGATGACACCCTCAGGGTCAACCTTCTGCTGAAAATCGGGAAATACTATTGCAGCCGGGAAAACGACAAGGCATTGCTTTATCTGCAACAATCCCTCACTCTGGCTACAGAGCTTGGATATGCCGGTGGTATAGCGAAAAGTTTCCTTTGGCAAGGAAGAGTTTATTATTACAAAGATGAATACCAACTCTCCGAAACCTATCTGTCAAAAGCCAAAGATCTGCTCATAAAAGAAGGAGACAGCGCAAATCTGGCCTTTTATTACTTCGCTACCGGGTCACTACATGATCTTAACGGCAATTACATTGTAGCCATCGATGAATACCAGGATGCAGTCAGGCTTGCAGGAAACAGTGGGGATGAAAGCCTTAAATCTGCAGCACTTGCCAGCCTTGGAGCCATTTACAACCGTCTGGAGGAACCCGGCAATGCGCTGCTTTATCTTCATGAAGCCTTGCAAATAAGGGAAAAAACAGGCGACCCTCTTGGCGTGGCAACTATCCTTACCTGCATAGGAGCATCTTATGAAGAAAAACAAATGCTGGACTCAGCGCTACATTATTACCTAAAGGGATATGAAATAAGAATTGCGTCGGAAGATATCCGGCCGGTAGCAAGTTCTGTATACAGCCTGGGGACCATCTATAACAAAATGAACCGGTTCGAAGATGCCATCCTGGCTTTTGAAAAAGCCATCGTATACTATAATGAGTTGGATGAACAGACCGGCTGGTGTAATGCAACCTTGCAGCTGGCACGCTCACTGAACAGTACCGGTCAGAACGCACAGGCAACAGAAAAAGCCATGGAAGCCCTTGCGGTCGCGGAAAAACTAAAAAACAATTCCCTGATCAGTGAAGCCTATGAGACCCTTTCAAGCCTGGCAGCCTCTGCAGGAGAATTCGAAGAAGCGTACCGGTATAATGTTTTACACAAAAAAGTTAGTGATATCCTGTACAGCCAAAAAAAAGAAAATGCGATTAAAGAGATTGAAGCTCGTTTTAGGCTACAGAGCATGCGGGGTGAAATGGAAAACCTTCGATTGACAAGTACAGCCCAACGAAGGAATATCTTATTACTCACAATCTCCATCGTTACGTTAATCACATTGCTGATACTGATCTTCCTGTTATACCGCTTAAAATCTCAAGCCCATAATCGTCAAAAAAGACTTTTTGAACAGGATATCATCATACGTCAACAAAGCGAAGCACTAAAGGAAAAAGAAAAGATCATCCTGCAGGAACAACTGGAAACCCAGAACCGGGAACTTGCCGCAAAAGCCCTGGAAATACTCAGGATCAATGAAACACTGGGTCACATCATCACCCGTCTTGAGGAACTAAGCCGGATCCAACCAGGAAATCCTATGGTTGAAAAGGAAATCAACCACATTGTCAGGGAAATAGAATTACACACCCAACATAATTCATGGCAGGAGTTTGATACCATCTTCAAGAACATACATAATAAATTCTACGAAAAATTACTTGAGAAATGCCCAGACCTTACCGCATCGGAAATAAAAATTGCGGCCTTGCTTAAACTAAATCTGAGTACTAAGGAAATAGCCTCCATTACCATGAAATCGGAGGAAGGCATCAAATCAACCCGATACCGTCTGCGTAAGAAACTGAATATCTCATCCGACGAAAATCTTATTCCATTCCTGATGCAACTCTAA